The following are from one region of the Peromyscus leucopus breed LL Stock chromosome 18, UCI_PerLeu_2.1, whole genome shotgun sequence genome:
- the Ccdc59 gene encoding thyroid transcription factor 1-associated protein 26, translating to MAPARPAARWRSGGGIESRGDGTPRGGFKNPSFGKRRAWRPSHQQAFRGSVREGQGFAFRRKLKIQQNYKKLLWKVKKAPVSQESQFTDHYPDHLKHLYLAEEERLRKQQRKVGPPPSEEQVDQPLPEEECNPEQTLSEEPSSDRQPRPEQLCTVNSDTIPKKKKKKTSNQKAQEEYERVQAKRAAKKFEFEMRKQEREEAQRLYKKKKMEAFKILSKKTKKGQPNLNLQMEYLLQKIQENS from the exons ATGGCGCCGGCGAGGCCGGCTGCGAGGTGGCGGAGCGGAGGAGGAATTGAGTCGCGTGGGGACGGGACGCCCCGGGGCGGATTCAAGAACCCGAGCTTTGGGAAACGCAGGGCCTGGCGGCCTAGCCACCAGCAAGCCTTCCGGGGGAGCGTTCGCGAGG GACAAGGTTTTGCATTTCGGAGGAAACTGAAAATCCAGCAAAATTACAAGAAATTGCTATGGAAGGTAAAGAAGGCGCCAGTGTCACAGGAATCCCAGTTCACTGATCATTATCCAGATCATCTGAAGCACCTCTATTTAGCTGAAGAGGAAAGACTCAGGAAACAGCAGAGAAAGGTTGGCCCGCCCCCGTCAGAAGAACAAGTTGACCAGCCCCTGCCTGAAGAAGAGTGCAACCCTGAGCAGACGTTGTCTGAAGAACCATCTAGTGATCGACAGCCACGTCCAGAACAGCTGTGTACAGTAAA TTCTGATACTattccaaagaaaaagaagaagaaaacttcaaACCAAAAGGCACAAGAAGAGTATGAACGGGTACAAGCAAAGCGTGCTGCGAAGAAATTC GAATTTGAAatgagaaagcaagaaagagaagaagccCAAAGGctctacaagaagaaaaaaatggaagcttTCAAAATACTGAgcaaaaagactaaaaagggcCAGCCAAACCTGAATTTACAAATGGAGTATCTTCTTCAGAAAATACAAGAGAACAGTTAA